In one Mangrovibacterium diazotrophicum genomic region, the following are encoded:
- a CDS encoding glycoside hydrolase family 3 protein, with the protein MQKYDYILLLAAFLFLGSCSPEITTEEKDGFNLVSQSDGPKLGYSPKSGVTLITEKGFAFKDLNRNGKLDAYEDWRLPVDERAQNLASQMTVEQMAGLMLYSAHQAIPARGTGFFGGTYGGKAFEESGAEPSDLSDAQLKFLKDDNLRHVLITSVESPAVAAQWNNTAQAYVEGFGLGLPVNTSSDPRHGSDSYAEYNAGAGGKISMWPSTLGLAASFDPELMHQFGEIAAAEYRALGIATALSPQIDLATEPRWSRFDGTMGEDPDLATDMARAYVDGMQTSIGDKEVADGWGYGSVNAMVKHWPGGGPEEGGRDAHFGYGAYAVYPGNNLADHLKPFTEGAFKLNGKTSKAAAVMPYYTISWQRDTVNGEEVGNSYNKYLIRDLLREMYGYDGVVCTDWMITKDTHSVGTFEGKCWGVETLTEAERHFKALEAGVDQFGGNNDMGPVIEAYQMGVAKYGEAAMRERFERSAVRLLRNIFRVGLFENPYLDVEETKQIVGNPDYMKAGFDAQLRTIVLLKNHEQTLPQKKQLKVYIPERVVPATKNWFGFEVPEKREIPFNLDVVKHYFEVVATPAEADFALVGIKNPDGGVGYDENDLEQGGSGYVPISLQYSPYEAIAARDESLAGGSPFEDFTNRSYKGKTVKTNNSGDMDLVLKTRNEMGDKPVIVVAHVSKPMIFSEIEPSASAILVHMGVQDQALLEIISGAVEPSALLPFQMPANMKTVEEQFEDVPRDMTPYTDSDGNQYDFAFGLNWQGPIDDSRVSTYK; encoded by the coding sequence ATGCAGAAGTACGACTATATCCTACTCCTGGCTGCCTTTCTTTTTCTTGGAAGTTGTAGCCCCGAAATCACGACAGAGGAAAAAGACGGTTTTAATTTAGTCTCGCAGTCCGATGGACCAAAACTGGGATATTCGCCTAAAAGCGGAGTCACCCTGATAACCGAAAAAGGTTTTGCCTTTAAAGATTTGAATCGCAATGGAAAGCTGGACGCTTATGAGGACTGGCGTTTGCCGGTTGATGAACGGGCTCAGAATCTGGCTTCGCAGATGACTGTTGAGCAAATGGCTGGTCTGATGCTTTACAGTGCACATCAGGCCATTCCAGCCCGGGGAACCGGATTTTTCGGTGGAACCTACGGTGGAAAAGCATTTGAAGAGAGTGGTGCAGAGCCCAGCGATTTATCCGATGCTCAATTAAAATTTTTGAAAGATGATAACCTTCGGCATGTACTGATTACTTCAGTTGAAAGTCCGGCTGTTGCTGCACAATGGAATAACACAGCGCAGGCTTATGTGGAAGGTTTTGGCTTGGGGCTTCCGGTAAATACCAGCTCCGATCCGCGCCATGGCAGCGATTCATATGCGGAATACAATGCCGGGGCAGGAGGTAAAATATCCATGTGGCCTAGTACCTTGGGACTGGCTGCTTCTTTTGATCCGGAATTGATGCACCAGTTTGGCGAGATTGCGGCGGCGGAATATCGTGCATTGGGAATTGCAACGGCACTGTCACCTCAGATTGATTTGGCAACCGAACCGCGCTGGAGTCGTTTCGACGGCACCATGGGGGAAGATCCGGATCTGGCAACCGACATGGCTCGCGCTTATGTTGACGGTATGCAAACGTCAATCGGCGACAAGGAAGTTGCCGATGGCTGGGGTTACGGCAGTGTAAACGCGATGGTGAAACACTGGCCGGGCGGCGGTCCAGAAGAAGGTGGTCGCGACGCACATTTCGGCTATGGCGCTTATGCCGTTTATCCCGGCAACAACCTGGCTGATCATTTGAAACCCTTTACTGAAGGTGCTTTCAAACTAAATGGCAAAACATCGAAAGCAGCAGCTGTGATGCCATATTACACCATTTCGTGGCAACGCGATACCGTGAATGGCGAAGAAGTTGGTAACAGTTACAACAAATATTTAATTAGAGACTTGCTGCGCGAAATGTATGGCTACGACGGCGTAGTGTGTACTGATTGGATGATTACGAAAGATACTCATAGCGTGGGAACCTTCGAAGGAAAATGCTGGGGCGTGGAAACACTGACCGAGGCAGAACGTCATTTTAAAGCGTTGGAAGCCGGTGTTGATCAGTTTGGCGGAAACAACGATATGGGACCAGTCATTGAAGCTTACCAGATGGGCGTTGCCAAATACGGTGAAGCAGCCATGCGCGAACGATTTGAGCGATCTGCAGTTCGCTTGCTTCGGAATATCTTTCGGGTAGGCTTGTTCGAAAATCCATATTTGGATGTCGAGGAAACCAAACAAATCGTTGGAAATCCCGACTACATGAAAGCAGGTTTCGACGCCCAGTTGCGCACGATCGTTCTATTGAAAAATCACGAACAGACGTTGCCGCAGAAGAAACAGCTGAAGGTTTATATCCCGGAACGAGTTGTTCCAGCCACCAAAAACTGGTTTGGTTTCGAGGTTCCGGAGAAGCGTGAAATTCCGTTCAACCTGGACGTTGTCAAACATTATTTTGAAGTCGTGGCTACTCCTGCCGAAGCCGACTTTGCATTGGTTGGTATTAAAAATCCGGATGGAGGAGTTGGTTATGACGAAAATGATTTGGAACAAGGTGGTAGTGGCTATGTGCCAATCAGCTTGCAATACAGTCCGTACGAAGCCATTGCCGCGCGCGACGAAAGTCTGGCAGGTGGAAGTCCATTTGAAGATTTTACCAACCGAAGCTATAAAGGCAAAACGGTAAAAACGAATAACAGCGGTGATATGGATTTGGTCCTGAAAACGAGGAATGAGATGGGAGACAAACCGGTGATTGTAGTGGCTCATGTCAGCAAACCGATGATATTCTCGGAGATTGAACCTTCTGCATCGGCTATTTTGGTTCACATGGGCGTACAGGATCAGGCGCTGCTCGAGATTATTTCCGGAGCGGTTGAACCCTCTGCTTTATTACCTTTCCAAATGCCTGCCAACATGAAAACCGTGGAAGAACAGTTTGAAGATGTTCCGCGCGACATGACTCCCTATACCGACTCCGATGGAAATCAGTACGACTTTGCTTTTGGTTTGAACTGGCAAGGTCCCATCGATGATTCTCGGGTAAGTACTTATAAATAA
- a CDS encoding glycoside hydrolase family 3 C-terminal domain-containing protein: protein MKNRLKKTSLISKACLFSLTLGVFGCSSQPKQPSDEEVIKNTISKMTLDQKAEVLIGTGMFMDLPDSIKKKFGGGDDNELGPDYKAMVDHIRTYLPGAAGNTSEFPEAGVTCQVLTDGPAGLRIQPTRKGEEKTYYCTAFPIATVLASSWDTDLVYKVGEAMGNEVLEYGSDVLLAPGMNIQRDPLCGRNFEYYSEDPLVTGKMAAAMVKGIQSNGVGTSIKHFAANNQETNRMSVNTIVSQRALREIYLKGFEIAVKDAQPWTVMSSYNKLNGVYTSESHGLLTDILRNDWGFEGYVMTDWGGGSDVIAQMKAGNDMIQPGQPKQVLELVNAVNEGAIDEAILDKNLSRIFGIMLKTPKYKGYAYSSDPDLKAHAEVTRQAATDGMVLLENRDQALPITADVKKVAAFGNTSYDFIAGGTGSGDVNEAYTISLLEGLENGGYETDAELTEIYQKYIEAERAKGVKTDNWLAALMNGKIPVTEMPLTKALAQKMAAENDMALITIGRNSGEGGDRKPEAGDFYLTDTEKALIKDVTEAFHAKGKKAIVVLNIGGAIETASWANIPDAVLLAWQPGQEAGNSVIDVLSGKVNPSGKLAVSFPVSYDDAPTSKTFPGHEIKSDEVDNAADLSGFSFMKRTPWEVVYDEDIYVGYRYYNTFDVPVAYEFGYGLSYTNFEYSNLKLSASNFDGELTVSVDVKNTGSVAGREVVQVYASAPQVKLEKPEEELVAFGKTKLLNPDETATLSFTIKATDLASFNEATSSWLVEAGNYTVKVGASSIKINQTADFSVASDIDAGDVSNVLAPEVSIEKLSQK, encoded by the coding sequence ATGAAAAACCGATTAAAAAAGACAAGCTTAATTTCAAAGGCTTGTTTATTCAGCTTAACACTTGGTGTATTTGGCTGCAGCTCGCAACCGAAACAGCCGAGCGATGAAGAAGTGATCAAAAATACAATCTCAAAAATGACATTGGATCAAAAAGCGGAGGTGCTTATTGGTACCGGGATGTTTATGGATTTGCCGGACTCGATTAAAAAGAAGTTTGGTGGTGGCGACGATAATGAGTTGGGCCCGGATTACAAAGCAATGGTAGACCATATTCGTACCTATCTGCCCGGTGCTGCCGGTAATACCTCGGAGTTCCCTGAAGCTGGTGTAACCTGCCAGGTTTTAACTGATGGCCCTGCCGGTCTGCGTATTCAACCCACCCGAAAAGGGGAAGAAAAAACTTATTACTGTACAGCGTTCCCAATTGCAACGGTTTTGGCTTCGAGCTGGGACACAGACTTGGTTTACAAAGTTGGTGAAGCGATGGGAAATGAAGTGTTGGAATATGGCTCTGATGTTTTATTGGCGCCCGGTATGAATATTCAGCGCGATCCGCTCTGTGGTCGTAATTTCGAGTATTATTCGGAAGACCCGTTGGTGACAGGTAAAATGGCCGCGGCTATGGTAAAAGGTATCCAATCAAACGGTGTTGGAACTTCAATTAAGCACTTTGCTGCCAATAACCAGGAAACCAACCGGATGTCGGTGAATACCATTGTCAGCCAGCGTGCCCTGCGCGAAATCTACCTGAAAGGTTTCGAAATTGCAGTGAAAGACGCGCAACCCTGGACGGTGATGTCATCATACAATAAATTGAACGGTGTTTATACATCAGAAAGTCATGGTTTGTTGACTGATATATTGCGGAATGATTGGGGATTCGAAGGTTATGTAATGACCGACTGGGGCGGTGGTAGCGATGTAATTGCCCAAATGAAAGCAGGGAATGATATGATTCAACCCGGACAACCGAAACAGGTTTTGGAGCTGGTTAATGCTGTGAACGAAGGTGCTATTGACGAAGCAATTTTGGATAAAAACCTGAGCCGCATTTTCGGAATTATGCTGAAAACGCCAAAATACAAAGGTTACGCATATTCTTCAGATCCGGATTTGAAAGCACATGCTGAAGTAACTCGCCAAGCGGCTACCGATGGTATGGTACTGCTTGAAAATCGTGATCAGGCCTTGCCAATCACTGCTGATGTGAAAAAAGTAGCTGCTTTTGGAAACACGTCGTATGATTTTATCGCTGGTGGTACCGGAAGTGGTGACGTAAATGAGGCTTACACGATTTCACTGCTGGAAGGATTGGAAAACGGCGGATATGAAACAGATGCCGAGCTGACTGAAATCTATCAGAAATACATTGAAGCAGAACGTGCCAAAGGCGTTAAAACCGACAATTGGTTGGCTGCGTTGATGAATGGTAAAATTCCGGTGACAGAAATGCCGTTGACAAAAGCCTTGGCTCAAAAAATGGCTGCTGAAAATGATATGGCCTTGATTACGATCGGCCGGAACTCGGGAGAAGGCGGTGATCGCAAACCGGAAGCGGGAGATTTCTACCTGACTGATACTGAAAAGGCGCTAATCAAGGATGTTACCGAAGCATTTCACGCAAAGGGTAAAAAAGCCATTGTTGTGTTGAATATCGGAGGTGCCATTGAAACGGCAAGTTGGGCTAACATTCCTGATGCTGTTTTATTGGCATGGCAACCTGGTCAGGAAGCCGGAAACTCGGTAATTGATGTGCTTTCCGGTAAGGTGAACCCATCCGGTAAACTGGCAGTTTCCTTCCCTGTTTCTTACGATGATGCACCTACTTCAAAAACATTCCCTGGACACGAAATTAAGTCGGATGAAGTTGATAATGCAGCAGACTTATCTGGATTCTCGTTTATGAAACGTACACCTTGGGAAGTGGTTTACGACGAAGATATTTACGTTGGTTACCGCTACTACAACACGTTTGATGTTCCTGTGGCTTATGAATTTGGTTACGGATTATCGTACACGAATTTCGAATACAGCAACTTGAAATTAAGTGCTTCCAATTTTGACGGTGAATTAACCGTATCGGTTGATGTGAAAAATACCGGATCAGTAGCTGGCCGCGAAGTAGTTCAGGTTTACGCATCTGCACCTCAGGTTAAACTTGAAAAGCCGGAAGAAGAACTGGTGGCTTTTGGAAAAACTAAGCTCCTGAATCCGGACGAAACAGCAACTTTGAGCTTTACAATTAAAGCAACTGATTTGGCCTCGTTCAACGAAGCGACTTCAAGCTGGCTTGTTGAAGCCGGAAACTACACTGTGAAAGTTGGAGCTTCTTCAATCAAAATCAATCAAACGGCCGACTTCAGCGTGGCCAGCGATATCGATGCTGGTGATGTAAGCAATGTACTTGCCCCTGAAGTATCGATTGAAAAGTTAAGCCAAAAATAG
- a CDS encoding esterase — MKSKKTLILCLFLAFVAGVQAQELSNFMNRKPIISPEIGESEVTFRIMAPEADTVKINGGFTPTVKMKTQFGEMEVPSSVNLTKDESGLWSITMPLPEPELYTYSFMVDGVAVNDPSNIFMQRDGTRYLSVLLVPGEKTENYFEANERGDLHQVWYDSPTLGLNRRLFVYTPFGYETSGKDYPVLYLLHGAGGDEDAWSTMGRARQILDNLIEKGLAVPMICVMPNGNPNQMAAKTAQLPESDLDFRDPSKRNLYVNSLLKDIVPYIEKNYRVIADPDHRAISGLSMGGGHTIAAANEYPGTFQYICPLSMGLWGEQPEIDEKLQGLKTAGYKLYWLACGKTDFVWESAQKLDAKLTENGLEHTFFVTEGGHTWANWRVYLNTFAPLLFK, encoded by the coding sequence ATGAAATCAAAAAAGACATTAATTCTATGCTTATTTCTGGCGTTTGTTGCCGGAGTTCAAGCCCAGGAGCTTTCCAATTTTATGAACCGGAAGCCCATCATTTCTCCCGAAATTGGTGAGAGTGAAGTTACGTTCCGCATCATGGCTCCGGAAGCCGATACCGTAAAAATCAACGGTGGTTTTACGCCGACTGTTAAAATGAAAACTCAATTCGGAGAAATGGAAGTTCCCAGCAGTGTGAACCTTACGAAAGATGAAAGTGGCCTGTGGTCTATTACAATGCCACTTCCGGAGCCGGAGCTCTACACCTACAGTTTTATGGTGGACGGAGTGGCAGTGAACGATCCTTCGAATATTTTTATGCAGCGCGATGGCACCCGCTATTTAAGTGTTTTGCTGGTTCCGGGTGAGAAAACCGAGAACTACTTCGAGGCCAACGAACGCGGCGACCTTCACCAGGTTTGGTACGATTCTCCAACTTTGGGTCTGAACCGCCGATTGTTTGTTTACACACCTTTTGGTTACGAAACCAGTGGCAAAGACTATCCGGTGTTGTACCTTTTGCATGGAGCCGGTGGAGACGAAGATGCCTGGAGCACTATGGGGCGTGCCCGCCAGATTCTGGATAACCTGATTGAAAAAGGCCTTGCTGTGCCAATGATTTGCGTGATGCCGAATGGAAATCCGAATCAAATGGCTGCAAAAACAGCGCAACTACCCGAAAGTGATTTAGATTTCAGAGATCCTTCCAAGCGAAATTTATATGTAAATAGCTTGTTGAAAGATATCGTTCCTTACATCGAGAAGAATTACCGGGTGATTGCCGACCCGGATCACCGCGCTATTTCGGGCCTATCCATGGGCGGTGGACACACCATTGCTGCTGCTAACGAATACCCTGGGACTTTCCAGTACATTTGCCCGTTGAGCATGGGCTTGTGGGGAGAACAACCTGAGATCGATGAAAAATTACAGGGGCTGAAAACTGCCGGCTATAAGTTGTACTGGCTGGCCTGCGGTAAAACCGATTTTGTTTGGGAAAGCGCCCAGAAGCTGGATGCTAAACTGACTGAAAATGGATTGGAACATACCTTTTTTGTGACAGAAGGAGGCCATACCTGGGCCAACTGGCGGGTTTACCTGAATACATTTGCTCCTCTTTTATTCAAATAG
- a CDS encoding amidohydrolase family protein, protein MKKLLFTAFMALGISAFAQDVEPVKRMPIFDIHVHTMKVNPAWSSPMCPWFLSDMPGADPNEEAPFFMNQDCVDPLQPAKSDQDMQDEVIKRIKEFNMTMVAFGDAEVLHNWVNAAPAGRIIPGIGFGSPDDISVEAFRDSLESGFYKVVAEVAPQYKGLSPSDPSLDPYFAVAEELGVPVGIHMGTGGNGMANLTQPKYRASLGNPFELEEMLARHPNMKIWVMHAGYPMAEEMIALMGANAYVYLDISGMIWSYPIDEVQWYIKRLIQAGFGKRIMYGTDFMMWPRLFETSMGVVMNAQFLSEDQKRDIMFNNAVRFFRMNKDDFEWPAE, encoded by the coding sequence ATGAAGAAATTACTTTTTACAGCATTCATGGCTTTGGGGATAAGTGCTTTTGCGCAGGATGTAGAACCTGTAAAGCGTATGCCCATATTCGACATTCACGTGCACACCATGAAAGTCAACCCGGCGTGGTCATCACCAATGTGCCCCTGGTTTTTATCGGATATGCCGGGAGCTGACCCCAATGAAGAAGCTCCTTTCTTTATGAACCAGGATTGTGTAGATCCGCTTCAACCTGCCAAAAGTGATCAGGATATGCAGGACGAGGTGATCAAGCGTATCAAAGAATTCAACATGACGATGGTCGCTTTTGGCGATGCCGAAGTGTTGCACAATTGGGTAAACGCAGCGCCTGCGGGCCGGATCATTCCTGGGATTGGTTTTGGTTCCCCCGACGACATTAGTGTGGAAGCGTTTCGCGATTCACTGGAGAGTGGTTTTTACAAAGTAGTCGCCGAGGTGGCTCCGCAATACAAGGGACTTTCGCCCAGCGATCCTTCGCTCGATCCTTATTTTGCTGTGGCCGAAGAGTTGGGCGTGCCCGTTGGTATTCATATGGGGACCGGTGGAAACGGAATGGCGAATTTAACCCAACCCAAGTATCGGGCATCATTAGGAAATCCCTTTGAACTGGAAGAAATGCTGGCCCGCCATCCCAATATGAAGATATGGGTGATGCATGCCGGTTACCCGATGGCCGAAGAGATGATTGCCTTGATGGGAGCAAATGCCTATGTGTATCTCGATATTTCGGGGATGATCTGGAGCTACCCGATTGATGAAGTGCAATGGTATATCAAACGCTTAATTCAGGCGGGATTTGGTAAACGCATCATGTACGGGACCGACTTTATGATGTGGCCACGACTGTTCGAAACATCAATGGGAGTGGTCATGAATGCGCAGTTTCTGTCCGAAGATCAAAAACGGGACATCATGTTTAACAATGCTGTGCGGTTTTTCAGAATGAATAAAGATGATTTTGAATGGCCAGCAGAATAA
- a CDS encoding carboxylesterase/lipase family protein: protein MKNHYNRRQFLRLSGSGLSGLALLPGIVSGMKSSVPTERVVETAYGKLKGLQSDGFVTFKGVPYAGSVSGANRFKRPAELKPWAGVRDALQLGNPSIQAPNQTYGINEPDPAEDCLFLNIWTPACDSAKRPVMVYNHGGGFVSGSGGSAMQDGANLARLFNVVVVETNHRLGLLGFLYLDELWGDEFAGSGNRGVQDIAIALKWVNENIERFGGDPYNVMIHGESGGGMKTSALYAMPEAAPYFNRASIESGPGLKFKSPELAAETTELLLSDLGLTKATAHKLLQMPAVQLLEAQLQLSKHGMRSLVSSFEGIGASGVGGFSPVVDGTVLPVHPFSPAACEISKNKPLLVGWNEDEQIFFSMFGGDLDAFKLTNDGLKSRLEKNFGDEADRIISTYRATRPEASPTDLYIAIYSMLSMGLGSVRIAERKSEQGGAPVYLYNFGYKSELKVPGTDYELGSMHAMDIAFKFYNVAATKGPNGTDIPGMAGSREERFQASRNMCNYWTSFAASGEPSAEGQPQWKPYDLNTRPTMRIDSQCALIDDRYASELAMWREILEPKTN from the coding sequence ATGAAAAACCACTATAACCGCAGACAATTTTTACGACTTTCCGGTTCCGGACTAAGCGGATTGGCGCTGCTGCCCGGCATCGTATCGGGGATGAAATCGTCGGTGCCAACGGAACGCGTTGTGGAAACGGCCTATGGAAAACTGAAAGGATTACAAAGCGATGGCTTCGTCACTTTTAAAGGTGTTCCGTATGCCGGAAGCGTTTCCGGGGCCAACCGGTTTAAACGTCCCGCTGAACTAAAACCCTGGGCGGGAGTTCGTGATGCGTTACAGTTGGGAAATCCATCCATTCAGGCGCCGAATCAGACTTACGGTATCAATGAACCAGATCCGGCTGAAGATTGCCTGTTCCTGAATATTTGGACTCCAGCTTGCGATAGCGCAAAACGCCCGGTAATGGTGTACAACCACGGTGGTGGTTTTGTATCGGGATCCGGTGGAAGTGCCATGCAGGATGGAGCCAATCTGGCCCGGCTGTTTAACGTTGTCGTTGTGGAAACGAACCACCGCCTCGGCTTACTTGGGTTTCTATACCTTGATGAACTTTGGGGTGACGAATTTGCAGGATCGGGCAACCGAGGTGTTCAGGATATCGCTATTGCCCTGAAATGGGTCAACGAAAATATTGAACGTTTTGGTGGCGATCCCTACAATGTGATGATTCACGGGGAGTCGGGGGGAGGCATGAAAACTTCCGCTTTGTATGCCATGCCCGAGGCAGCTCCTTATTTCAATAGGGCATCCATCGAGAGCGGACCGGGACTGAAGTTCAAATCGCCTGAGCTGGCTGCTGAAACCACGGAATTGTTGTTGAGCGATCTGGGGCTCACAAAGGCGACAGCACACAAATTGTTGCAAATGCCCGCTGTCCAATTGCTCGAAGCGCAGTTGCAGCTTTCAAAACACGGCATGCGATCGCTGGTCAGCTCGTTCGAAGGAATTGGAGCTTCCGGCGTGGGCGGTTTTAGCCCGGTTGTGGATGGCACAGTTTTGCCTGTTCACCCGTTTAGCCCTGCTGCCTGCGAAATTTCGAAGAATAAGCCGCTACTGGTTGGTTGGAATGAAGATGAGCAGATTTTCTTTTCGATGTTTGGCGGCGATCTGGATGCTTTCAAACTAACGAACGACGGACTGAAAAGCCGATTGGAAAAAAACTTTGGAGACGAAGCTGATCGGATTATTTCAACTTACAGGGCAACCCGTCCGGAGGCAAGCCCGACTGATTTGTACATCGCCATTTACTCGATGCTTTCGATGGGATTAGGTTCGGTTCGAATTGCCGAACGCAAATCGGAGCAAGGAGGAGCGCCGGTTTACCTATACAACTTCGGTTACAAATCGGAACTGAAAGTCCCGGGAACAGACTACGAATTGGGCTCGATGCATGCGATGGATATTGCGTTCAAATTTTACAATGTAGCTGCTACGAAAGGGCCCAATGGCACCGATATCCCGGGCATGGCCGGCAGCCGGGAAGAACGCTTTCAGGCCTCCCGAAACATGTGCAACTACTGGACAAGTTTTGCCGCTTCTGGAGAGCCGTCAGCTGAAGGACAACCACAATGGAAACCTTATGATTTGAATACCCGCCCCACCATGCGTATTGATTCGCAATGTGCGCTTATCGATGATCGCTATGCCAGCGAACTGGCTATGTGGCGGGAAATATTAGAACCAAAAACAAACTAA